TGCACGCTGGTGTTCCCCTCTACTCTCATAGGGTAACATAGCCCTAGGCAAGGAATCATCCCGAGTCCAGACGCGAGAGAGCGAGGTATAGATGCTGGAGTACATCGGACGACGTCTGCTCCTGATGGTCATGACGCTGATCGTCATCTCAGTCCTCTCCTTCGCCATCATTCAGTTGCCTCCCGGCGACTTCCTCACCGCCTACATCGAACGGCTGGAGGAGAGCGGGCTCACCCGAGATCAGGCCGTCATCGAGAGCCTGAAGAAGCGCTACGGGCTGGACCAGCCCATATACGTGCAGTACGGCAAGTGGGTTTGGGGAATGCTTCACGGCGATTTCGGTCAGTCGTTCCTCTTCAACCGCCCGGTTGGCGAGTTGATTTGGGAGCGCCTCGGGCTGACTATGGCCGTCTCCTTCGCCGCCATGGTGTTCAACTGGGTTGTGGCGCTTCCCATCGGGATCTACTCGGCCGTCAGGCAGTACTCCATTGGGGACTACGTGGCCACCTTCATTGGCTTCATCGGGCTGGCAATACCCAACTTCATGCTCGCCCTGATATTGATGTGGCTGGCTTTCAGCCTCTTTGGCGCCAACGTGGGAGGCCTCTTCTCCGCCGAATACGCCGACGCGCCCTGGACCTGGGCCAAAGTGGTGGACATGCTCAAGCACCTGTGGCTGCCCATGGTGGTCTTGGGGATGGCAGGAACCGCTGGCCTCATCCGTATCATGCGCGCCAACCTGCTAGACGAGCTCCGGCGGCCTTATGTGATCACTGCACGGGCCAAGGGGCTCCCGGAGACTAGGCTGATCCTGAAGTACCCCGTCCGGGTGGCTCTGAATCCCTTCGTAAGCACCATCGGCTGGTCCCTCGCAGGGCTGGTGGCCGGCGAGACCATAGTCTCCATCGTGCTGGGCCTTCCTACCACCGGTCCCCTTCTGTTCCGCGCCTTGATGATGCAGGACATGTATCTGGCCGGCACCTTCATCATGATGGTCAGCGCCCTCACGGTCATTGGGACGCTGATCTCCGACATCCTTCTGGCCTGGATAGACCCGAGGATCCGCCAGTCCATCTAGCGCGAACAGCTAGCTCAGACGCCGGCCGACCGCGGGACCTTAGTGTGAATAACCTGGAGTGACGGGCCAATATGGCGGAAGATACCAAGACTACTCTTGAGCAGGTTCCAGAGAAGGAGCCGGAGGTAGCGCCCGAGGAGGCCGAGCGCCTGTTCGTGGCTTCGCAGTGGCAGCTGATGTGGTGGCGCTTTCGCCGTCACAAACTGGCGCTCGTCAGCGTCGTGGTGGTGGTCCTGCTTTACTTGATAGCCATCTTCGTCGAGTTCCTGGCCACCTACGACCCTTACCGTCACCAGACCCAGTGGGTCTTTGCCCCGCCGCAGGTCCCCCGGGTGGGAATGGTGGACGGGCGCCTGTCCGTCTACGTTCTCGGGCTCGACC
This genomic window from Anaerolineae bacterium contains:
- a CDS encoding ABC transporter permease, which encodes MLEYIGRRLLLMVMTLIVISVLSFAIIQLPPGDFLTAYIERLEESGLTRDQAVIESLKKRYGLDQPIYVQYGKWVWGMLHGDFGQSFLFNRPVGELIWERLGLTMAVSFAAMVFNWVVALPIGIYSAVRQYSIGDYVATFIGFIGLAIPNFMLALILMWLAFSLFGANVGGLFSAEYADAPWTWAKVVDMLKHLWLPMVVLGMAGTAGLIRIMRANLLDELRRPYVITARAKGLPETRLILKYPVRVALNPFVSTIGWSLAGLVAGETIVSIVLGLPTTGPLLFRALMMQDMYLAGTFIMMVSALTVIGTLISDILLAWIDPRIRQSI